The following proteins are encoded in a genomic region of Desulfosporosinus youngiae DSM 17734:
- a CDS encoding thioesterase II family protein translates to MTYKLFCIPYAGGSASVYYSWKRYLPPGLELFPIELAGRRNRLKEPFYESIAAAVEDVFTIIRNQVSDNGAYAIFGHSMGSWITFEVAKTIFQCKKTPNPCHLFFSGNYPPHFSKGGGTIHQLPEKEFQQAVMQVGGTPKIIFENEDLCRLFSPIIRADYKLLEGYNGAEDSSFRCDCDITVLCGKKDSIKEGEALEWRRYAGRGFALNFFDGGHFFINEAAEAVVHSLSKTLNPHPAVQAG, encoded by the coding sequence ATGACGTACAAATTATTTTGCATCCCTTATGCAGGCGGCTCTGCGTCTGTGTACTACAGTTGGAAAAGGTACCTGCCGCCGGGACTCGAATTATTTCCCATAGAGTTGGCGGGCCGGCGGAACCGGCTTAAAGAACCTTTTTATGAAAGCATAGCAGCTGCTGTCGAGGATGTGTTTACAATCATCAGAAATCAGGTGAGTGATAATGGTGCATATGCCATCTTTGGGCACAGCATGGGGAGTTGGATCACTTTTGAAGTTGCCAAAACGATTTTTCAATGTAAGAAAACCCCAAACCCCTGCCACCTCTTCTTTTCCGGAAACTATCCCCCCCATTTTAGTAAAGGCGGAGGAACCATCCATCAACTGCCGGAAAAAGAGTTTCAGCAAGCGGTTATGCAGGTAGGGGGCACCCCGAAAATTATCTTTGAAAATGAGGATTTGTGCCGGCTTTTCAGTCCCATTATCAGGGCGGATTACAAACTCCTCGAAGGCTACAACGGGGCGGAGGATTCTTCCTTCCGCTGCGATTGCGATATAACCGTTCTTTGCGGAAAAAAGGACAGCATCAAAGAAGGGGAAGCGCTGGAATGGCGCCGCTATGCCGGCCGGGGATTTGCCCTGAATTTTTTTGACGGCGGTCACTTTTTTATCAATGAAGCGGCGGAAGCTGTGGTGCATTCCCTGTCCAAAACATTGAATCCTCATCCGGCAGTCCAAGCGGGATGA
- a CDS encoding formyltransferase family protein, with protein sequence MRFSEGIVVGKGSLKFKIALLLKNKGLPVTILEHDLRSSAKEPCAFNGIPHHFFHKEALYDRLKQVGHGALIISAINTYLLPADIVSAHTIINYHNALLPRHPGLNAEAWQIYDMDPYAGITWHYVDSHIDTGDIIVQEKFLLDNRITSIKLLKRQNALAYRCFEDFADKLLWCDLPGAKQADHPGRRLHYLKDAPNNRLLELTWTAPKVSAFLRAMDYGPLHLLGIPTVTVKNKNFRCESYQISESGQNRGTALQDNRLYIENNGLKIIVFLSEFSPVQYSADLKSSAVSEK encoded by the coding sequence ATGAGGTTCAGCGAAGGCATCGTTGTCGGCAAAGGATCATTGAAATTTAAAATCGCCCTGCTGCTGAAGAATAAGGGATTGCCGGTGACCATACTGGAACATGATCTCCGGTCATCCGCTAAAGAACCCTGTGCCTTTAATGGGATTCCCCATCATTTTTTTCATAAAGAGGCACTATACGACAGGTTGAAACAGGTAGGGCACGGAGCGCTTATTATCAGCGCAATCAACACCTATTTGCTTCCGGCTGATATCGTCTCCGCCCATACCATCATCAACTATCATAATGCTTTGCTGCCCCGGCATCCGGGGCTGAATGCGGAAGCATGGCAAATCTATGACATGGACCCTTATGCCGGCATTACCTGGCATTATGTTGATTCCCATATCGATACCGGCGATATCATCGTTCAGGAAAAATTTCTGCTCGACAATAGAATTACTTCTATTAAGCTGCTGAAACGTCAAAACGCCTTGGCCTACCGTTGCTTTGAGGACTTTGCAGACAAACTTTTATGGTGCGATTTGCCTGGGGCAAAGCAAGCCGATCATCCCGGCAGGCGGTTACATTATTTAAAAGACGCGCCCAATAATCGGCTGCTGGAGCTTACCTGGACCGCGCCTAAGGTATCCGCCTTTTTGCGGGCCATGGATTATGGGCCGCTCCATCTGCTTGGCATTCCAACCGTTACTGTCAAGAATAAAAATTTCCGGTGTGAATCTTATCAGATCTCAGAAAGCGGTCAAAACAGGGGAACAGCCCTGCAAGATAACCGCCTTTATATCGAAAATAACGGACTGAAAATTATAGTATTTCTGTCGGAGTTCTCGCCGGTGCAATATTCGGCTGATCTGAAAAGCTCCGCAGTTTCCGAAAAATAA
- a CDS encoding 4'-phosphopantetheinyl transferase family protein, with translation MVTTYCLELTRDLTASEYASFQGLAGPQKQKRLSQYQNYQDAQRSLCGDLLLLYMLRDQFALTISLDSIRNGTYGKPYFHNKRSVEYNLSHSGAWVVGCVSTGGSAGIDVETWDKKGSPRVMQYFSDEEKEYITEIPACFEQRFYGIWTLKESYLKAEGTGLHQPLNAFSITMKEREIEVFAGGKKLKHQFKQYVLGKNAICSVCSRTADFQGPVNLGMQQLVDFIQKVIA, from the coding sequence ATGGTTACGACCTATTGTTTAGAATTGACAAGAGATCTGACGGCATCAGAATATGCGTCCTTTCAAGGGCTGGCCGGTCCGCAGAAGCAAAAACGGCTTTCCCAATATCAAAACTATCAGGATGCCCAGCGCTCCTTGTGTGGCGATTTACTGCTCTTATATATGCTGCGTGATCAATTTGCCCTGACAATATCCCTGGATTCGATCCGCAACGGCACCTATGGCAAGCCTTATTTTCACAACAAAAGATCCGTCGAATATAATTTATCCCATTCCGGTGCCTGGGTCGTGGGTTGTGTATCGACCGGCGGTTCTGCTGGCATTGATGTGGAGACGTGGGACAAAAAAGGCAGTCCGCGGGTTATGCAATATTTTAGTGACGAAGAAAAGGAATACATCACAGAAATCCCCGCCTGTTTTGAACAAAGATTTTACGGCATATGGACCTTAAAGGAAAGCTATCTTAAAGCTGAGGGAACGGGGCTGCATCAGCCGCTGAACGCCTTTTCCATAACAATGAAAGAGCGGGAGATAGAAGTTTTTGCCGGCGGCAAAAAGCTGAAACATCAATTTAAACAGTATGTGCTTGGTAAAAACGCCATCTGCTCGGTTTGCAGCCGTACCGCCGATTTTCAAGGACCGGTGAATCTAGGGATGCAACAATTGGTGGACTTCATTCAGAAAGTCATTGCTTGA
- a CDS encoding aminoacyl--tRNA ligase-related protein: MRELSYCVKDLSAADQAFFLEMSSYLSEYISDVKKDGTRIIFTIEAGREEAVLEKAGLLREMITAKLSASASEASQTTILEDYSDVPTINRETIFDSLISAGDILPGAAGSYAYSGLFLKVYEYFIRKIDRFSSFHFNRYPHSTLDVPALFPVEDYRKGGYFETFPHHIMFQTTLKNDISVLDAFAKNGWQDGLILEQMKPAGNVLRTAACAPVYPMLENQVLPPDEPSVFFVTGKCYRNEGRNINELSRLNEFLMKEYVFIGKADDVIAGIDEAKALWREWVQVFSLNCRVETANDSFFAGNYKKLKLFQMLGSSKNEFKLLIPHSKEYIAGSSANFHRTHFTKKYNIRSGDGPFYCHSTCFAFGIDRLAYGLLSQKGLDCDKWDKPTRREIEEYVHL; the protein is encoded by the coding sequence ATGAGGGAACTATCTTACTGCGTCAAGGATCTCAGTGCTGCGGACCAGGCGTTTTTTTTGGAAATGTCCTCGTATTTGTCGGAATACATAAGCGATGTGAAAAAAGACGGTACTCGAATTATTTTTACCATTGAGGCCGGCCGGGAGGAAGCCGTACTGGAGAAAGCCGGTCTGCTCAGAGAAATGATCACCGCAAAATTATCCGCTTCCGCGTCTGAGGCCTCCCAAACAACCATACTGGAAGATTATTCGGATGTGCCAACCATCAACCGGGAAACTATTTTCGACAGCCTGATTTCGGCGGGGGATATCCTTCCGGGTGCGGCCGGTTCATATGCCTACAGCGGTTTATTTCTGAAAGTGTACGAATACTTCATCCGCAAGATCGACCGCTTCTCGTCCTTTCATTTCAATCGATATCCCCATTCCACCCTGGATGTTCCGGCACTTTTCCCGGTGGAGGATTACCGCAAGGGAGGGTACTTCGAGACCTTTCCCCATCACATTATGTTTCAAACGACACTGAAAAACGATATCTCCGTACTTGACGCTTTTGCCAAAAACGGTTGGCAGGACGGCCTTATTTTGGAGCAGATGAAACCGGCGGGGAATGTATTGCGAACGGCAGCCTGCGCGCCGGTCTATCCGATGCTGGAAAATCAGGTGCTTCCCCCGGACGAGCCTTCAGTATTCTTTGTCACCGGCAAATGCTATCGCAACGAGGGCCGGAATATTAACGAGTTGTCCCGGCTCAATGAATTTCTCATGAAAGAGTATGTCTTCATTGGAAAAGCCGATGATGTCATCGCTGGCATCGACGAAGCCAAAGCCCTATGGCGGGAGTGGGTTCAGGTCTTTTCCCTCAATTGCCGGGTGGAAACGGCCAATGACTCCTTCTTTGCCGGCAATTATAAAAAATTAAAATTGTTTCAAATGCTGGGCTCATCCAAAAATGAATTCAAGCTGCTGATCCCCCACAGTAAAGAGTACATTGCCGGCAGTTCGGCAAACTTTCATCGTACGCATTTCACCAAAAAATATAATATCCGCTCGGGAGACGGGCCTTTCTATTGTCACAGCACCTGCTTTGCTTTCGGCATCGACCGCTTAGCCTATGGGTTGCTGTCTCAAAAGGGACTGGATTGTGATAAATGGGACAAACCCACGCGCCGGGAAATAGAGGAGTACGTTCATTTATAA
- a CDS encoding 3-oxoacyl-ACP synthase III family protein yields the protein MIKGVGIYIPPNRFTSEEVETMAGYEKHGVRHGMVKMITGCQTRHYVSEDEVSSDIASKAALRAMENAGIPPEEIDALLFCSVTQDFAEPATANVVADRLDIRNAYVFDVKNGCNGFLSGMDVADSLIRTGKARTAVVVSGEAISRWVRFDYKSREDLLTGSPVTLSLGDGGGAFILRGEETENKGILKTFFKSMPELWNNNVMWGGGTAFPRDPEKMYIPGTTKPLIDTQVAIADQYIAGMLEELGWRIEDVDFVASSQVAKWIVEKTREKMGVPVEKTSDTLVKWGNVASSNIPLAVYDGIEKGRIKQGSKVILIGGAVGFSSCVMAVQF from the coding sequence GTGATCAAGGGAGTCGGCATTTATATTCCCCCCAATAGGTTTACCAGCGAAGAAGTGGAAACCATGGCCGGCTATGAAAAACATGGGGTAAGGCATGGGATGGTCAAAATGATAACCGGGTGCCAAACCCGTCATTATGTAAGCGAGGACGAGGTATCTTCAGATATCGCCAGCAAAGCGGCCTTGCGAGCCATGGAAAACGCCGGTATCCCTCCGGAGGAAATTGACGCGCTGCTTTTTTGTTCCGTCACCCAGGATTTTGCGGAACCGGCCACCGCTAATGTTGTCGCCGACAGGCTGGATATTCGCAATGCCTATGTCTTTGATGTCAAAAACGGATGCAACGGCTTCCTTTCCGGAATGGATGTTGCCGACAGCCTGATCCGGACAGGCAAGGCCCGGACGGCAGTGGTTGTTTCCGGCGAGGCCATATCCCGCTGGGTCAGATTCGACTATAAAAGCAGGGAGGATCTCCTGACGGGAAGTCCAGTTACCCTGTCACTGGGGGACGGTGGCGGTGCTTTTATCCTCCGGGGCGAGGAAACGGAGAATAAGGGGATTTTGAAAACCTTTTTTAAATCCATGCCCGAGCTGTGGAACAATAACGTCATGTGGGGCGGTGGTACAGCTTTTCCGCGGGACCCTGAGAAAATGTACATACCGGGAACGACCAAACCGCTCATCGATACCCAGGTGGCCATTGCGGATCAATATATCGCGGGGATGCTGGAGGAGTTGGGATGGCGGATTGAGGATGTGGATTTTGTGGCCTCCAGTCAGGTAGCAAAATGGATTGTGGAAAAAACCAGAGAAAAAATGGGCGTTCCCGTGGAAAAAACCAGTGACACCCTTGTCAAATGGGGCAATGTGGCATCAAGCAATATTCCCCTGGCGGTTTATGACGGGATAGAAAAAGGCCGGATCAAGCAGGGCAGTAAGGTCATTTTAATCGGCGGCGCAGTGGGATTCAGTTCGTGCGTTATGGCCGTTCAGTTTTAG
- a CDS encoding phosphoadenosine phosphosulfate reductase family protein gives MPETRPHVTLNEEGVCNICLDHERARAAKLDFSSIEQPERLQMLLKKVGRLKGSGQYDCAVAVSGGKDSIMTLDIARKVLKLNPLAVFIDNGFALPEMYENIGKAVDILEIDLIQHKCQAAKHIFRLFFASGKPVYYCRVCHALIDLLVYEICSRFDIPLILGGYTKGQNYIAQSELFWIYKITDENAASLLADSPYALYAEVIRDSRMYFARHYPGIARLSPFKYLDYNEDKIIEHIAREYGFVLPEHSWPKKSANCSFNFVSQYLARRQFGYTQHETELSQMVREGETSREEALEACNTPITASDLEDPLAILGLHFSDLYKLSLEKEEAAP, from the coding sequence ATGCCGGAAACAAGACCCCATGTCACCCTGAACGAAGAGGGTGTCTGCAATATTTGCCTGGACCATGAACGTGCCCGGGCGGCAAAGCTTGATTTCAGCAGTATTGAGCAGCCGGAGCGGCTCCAGATGCTGCTGAAAAAAGTCGGCAGATTAAAAGGCAGCGGACAATACGATTGTGCGGTCGCGGTCTCCGGCGGGAAAGACAGTATCATGACTCTGGATATTGCCAGGAAGGTTTTAAAGTTAAATCCGCTGGCGGTGTTCATTGACAATGGGTTTGCTCTGCCGGAAATGTATGAGAATATCGGGAAAGCCGTAGATATCTTAGAGATTGATCTCATCCAACATAAGTGCCAGGCCGCCAAACACATTTTCCGGCTGTTCTTCGCATCCGGAAAACCGGTTTATTATTGCCGTGTCTGCCACGCCCTGATTGATTTGCTGGTGTATGAAATCTGCTCCCGATTTGACATTCCTCTCATTCTTGGGGGCTATACAAAGGGGCAAAACTATATCGCCCAATCCGAATTATTTTGGATCTATAAAATAACGGATGAAAACGCCGCTTCCCTCCTGGCGGATTCCCCTTATGCCCTTTACGCCGAGGTCATACGTGATTCCAGAATGTACTTTGCCCGGCATTACCCGGGTATCGCCAGGCTCTCGCCTTTTAAATATCTGGACTACAACGAGGATAAGATTATTGAACATATTGCCAGGGAATACGGGTTTGTGCTTCCGGAACACAGCTGGCCTAAAAAGTCGGCCAATTGTTCGTTTAATTTTGTCTCCCAGTATTTGGCGCGGCGGCAATTTGGCTACACACAGCATGAAACCGAGTTGAGTCAGATGGTGCGCGAAGGAGAAACCAGCCGGGAAGAGGCCCTGGAAGCCTGCAATACTCCGATTACCGCCTCAGACTTAGAGGACCCCCTGGCCATTCTGGGCCTGCACTTCAGTGATCTTTATAAATTAAGTTTGGAAAAGGAGGAGGCAGCGCCATGA
- a CDS encoding acyl carrier protein — protein MMSSEVALISSILRKNIVELETMDIQPEMPLISSGFIDSFDVIEILSHIEEAFHIIIPLETVSIEDFDTVISMAELVLKLKEAC, from the coding sequence ATGATGAGCAGTGAAGTTGCGCTGATCAGCAGCATTCTGAGAAAGAACATTGTCGAGCTGGAAACTATGGACATTCAGCCGGAAATGCCCCTTATTTCTTCCGGATTCATCGATTCTTTCGATGTAATCGAAATTTTGTCCCACATTGAGGAGGCCTTTCATATCATCATTCCCCTGGAAACCGTAAGCATAGAAGACTTTGATACCGTTATTTCCATGGCTGAATTGGTACTGAAATTGAAGGAGGCCTGCTAG
- a CDS encoding class I adenylate-forming enzyme family protein, with amino-acid sequence MEDAKGLLENITRLFSRITTFESYYNFLQSTYAGERFFEYFSGGEVEKYTYADIFRKVDSIASYLQQEFEGIPAGAWIGLNVENHPHWYSSLMAILKLGYNALLIDSKCSAEYRELVIKNSGAGGIITSSALRVPGIVSVSFAEILARNDQDLTAGFPGRPFADKVALCTSGTTGDPKVFVFHGKQIIAQIRSLVSIAHGSPILDLIVNTQNNRFSIFSPLHHTFGLAALLAYSTVGTAIILSEQETLSAFIATVNQGQAQAASSVPMVWDSLIRFAKGKYKSVSREVLRSILGETLKLCICGGAKADPEVVRIFNECGFTFCEGFGMTESGVLMLNTHDTKSGRLSGAVGNIENAYYRIKVKKEDGSLADSGLGELMADGDGLYVGRLQNGCEVPRDQGANEGYIETGDIVEIIESEMFVRGRIKDVIINASGENIYPDQLEGAFRFLSEQKIAYTILGLNESPVMVAVLPLDLSEQVEDVHAKIREANSKLALLQRLSGVYYTISPLPLTASLKVKKNYLRELLVNQRQDYILYPIGAKAVPEKPGAAVLPRIKADIKVFFAEYLDLEVKEIEDSALVVENLGVNSMVIAEAFVYFQDKYQVQLSDDFFLGEPLSIADIAKVICEAVERNRGN; translated from the coding sequence ATGGAAGATGCCAAAGGGCTGCTGGAAAATATAACCCGGCTCTTTTCCCGGATCACGACCTTTGAGTCCTATTATAACTTTCTGCAAAGCACCTATGCCGGGGAAAGGTTCTTCGAATATTTCAGCGGCGGAGAGGTGGAAAAATACACCTATGCGGACATCTTTCGCAAAGTGGACAGTATTGCCTCCTACTTGCAGCAGGAATTTGAGGGCATTCCCGCCGGAGCCTGGATCGGCCTTAATGTAGAGAACCATCCCCACTGGTACAGTTCCCTCATGGCGATCCTGAAACTGGGATATAACGCGCTGCTCATTGACAGCAAGTGCAGTGCTGAATACCGGGAACTGGTAATAAAAAATTCCGGTGCCGGGGGCATCATTACTTCCTCCGCATTGAGGGTTCCCGGGATTGTGTCTGTAAGCTTCGCTGAGATTCTGGCGCGGAACGACCAGGACTTGACAGCCGGGTTTCCCGGGCGGCCTTTTGCCGACAAGGTTGCCCTGTGCACTTCCGGCACCACCGGCGACCCCAAAGTGTTTGTTTTCCATGGTAAGCAAATAATTGCCCAGATCCGTTCTCTGGTTTCAATTGCCCACGGCTCCCCCATCCTTGACCTGATCGTGAACACCCAAAACAACCGGTTTTCTATTTTTTCCCCCCTCCATCATACCTTCGGCTTGGCGGCCTTGTTGGCTTACAGCACTGTGGGAACCGCCATTATCCTATCTGAGCAGGAAACTCTCTCGGCCTTTATCGCCACGGTGAATCAAGGTCAGGCGCAAGCGGCTTCATCCGTCCCCATGGTGTGGGATTCACTCATCAGGTTTGCCAAGGGTAAATATAAATCCGTCAGCAGGGAAGTACTGCGCTCAATTTTAGGGGAGACCCTCAAACTTTGTATATGCGGGGGAGCCAAAGCCGACCCGGAGGTTGTACGGATCTTCAATGAGTGCGGATTCACTTTTTGCGAAGGATTTGGGATGACGGAGTCCGGAGTGCTCATGCTGAATACTCATGATACGAAAAGCGGACGCCTGAGCGGTGCCGTCGGCAATATTGAAAATGCTTACTACCGGATCAAGGTTAAAAAAGAAGACGGGAGTCTGGCGGACAGCGGCCTGGGTGAACTGATGGCAGACGGTGACGGGCTTTACGTGGGGCGGCTTCAAAATGGGTGTGAGGTCCCGCGGGATCAGGGAGCCAATGAAGGGTATATTGAGACCGGCGACATTGTGGAAATTATTGAAAGTGAAATGTTTGTACGCGGCCGAATCAAGGATGTGATCATCAACGCCTCAGGGGAAAATATTTATCCCGATCAATTGGAGGGGGCCTTTCGTTTCCTTTCCGAGCAAAAAATCGCCTATACCATTCTGGGGCTGAATGAATCTCCGGTTATGGTGGCAGTGCTGCCGCTGGATTTGTCTGAGCAGGTGGAGGACGTCCACGCCAAAATTAGGGAAGCAAACAGCAAACTGGCCTTATTGCAAAGGTTAAGCGGTGTATATTACACCATAAGCCCCTTGCCCTTGACCGCCAGCCTCAAAGTTAAAAAAAATTATTTGCGGGAACTGCTGGTAAATCAGCGGCAGGACTACATTCTATATCCCATAGGGGCCAAGGCGGTGCCGGAAAAACCCGGCGCGGCGGTTTTGCCCAGGATCAAAGCCGATATCAAGGTTTTCTTCGCGGAGTACCTGGATTTGGAGGTTAAGGAGATAGAAGACAGCGCCCTGGTCGTCGAAAATCTGGGGGTCAACAGCATGGTGATCGCGGAAGCGTTTGTCTATTTTCAGGATAAGTATCAGGTTCAGTTAAGCGATGATTTCTTTCTGGGAGAACCGTTGAGTATTGCCGATATAGCCAAGGTTATCTGCGAGGCCGTGGAAAGAAATAGGGGAAATTAA